One region of Pagrus major chromosome 5, Pma_NU_1.0 genomic DNA includes:
- the loxl2b gene encoding lysyl oxidase homolog 2b: MSATRRLPCFVLFVLLELALAQYEHLGYPPGYPNPEAQEQYTAPQLAPDTPRIQLRLAGDKRKHNEGRVEVFYNSEWGTVCDDDFNLHAAQVVCRELGYLEAVSWSPSSKYGKGEGPIWFDNLHCTGKERTLALCPSNGIGVSDCKHTEDVGVVCSDKRIPGFKFVNTLPNHVENLDIQVEDARIRAILSSYRKRIPVTEGYVEVKDGGKWKQICNNDWNQLNSRVICGMFGFPGERKYNARVYKMFARRRKPSYWDYSVNCTGNEAHLSSCKLGQGTAVKSNETCAGGLPVVVSCVPGRAFAPTSMTGFRKAFRQEQPLVRLRGGAIVGEGRVEVLKNGEWGTICDDHWSLLSATVVCRELGFGTAKEALSGGRLGQGMGPVHMNEVQCSGFEKSITECFFNKEALGCSHEEDAAVRCNVPAMGFQESLRLSGGRNPYEGRVEVLMERNGSLVWGTVCSDGWGTMEAMVVCRQLGLGFASNAFQETWYWPGEVNSDAVVMSGVRCSGTEMSLSHCLHHGDHLTCPKGGGRNAAGVSCSETAPDLVLNPQVVEQTTYMEDRPMFMLQCAYEENCLSSTSSQSPANSYRRLLRFSSQIHNNGQSDFRPKAGRHSWVWHDCHRHYHSMEVFTTYDLFSLNGTKVAEGHKASFCLEDSECDEGIEKRYECANFGEQGITVGCWDTYRHDIDCQWVDITELKPGDYIFQIIINPNYEVPESDYSNNIMKCRCRYDGHRVWMYSCHNGGSLSTESEQTFPGLLNNQVTHR, translated from the exons ATGTCGGCCACCCGGCGTCTGCCCTGCTTCGTTCTGTTCGTGCTATTAGAGCTGGCTCTCGCCCAGTATGAACACCTCGGCTACCCGCCGGGCTACCCCAACCCTGAAGCACAGGAACAGTACACCGCCCCGCAGCTGGCACCGGACACGCCGAGGATTCAGCTCCGACTGGCAGGAGACAAGAGGAAACACAATGAGGGCCGCGTGGAGGTTTTCTACAACAGTGAATGGGGCACTGTCTGTGATGACGACTTCAACCTCCACGCTGCTCAGGTCGTGTGCAGGGAGCTGGGCTACCTGGAGGCAGTCTCGTGGTCACCATCATCGAAATATGGGAAAGGAGAAG GACCCATCTGGTTTGACAATCTCCACTGCACTGGCAAAGAGAGGACCTTGGCGCTGTGTCCTTCCAACGGGATCGGTGTTTCAGACTGCAAACACACTGAAGACGTAGGCGTGGTGTGCAGCGACAAGAGGATCCCCGGATTCAAATTTGTCAACACCCTGCCCAACCACGTCGAG AACCTCGATATTCAAGTCGAGGATGCCCGCATACGAGCCATCCTGTCGTCGTACCGAAAGCGGATCCCTGTGACAGAGGGCTACGTCGAGGTCAAAGATGGCGGTAAATGGAAGCAGATCTGTAACAACGACTGGAACCAGCTCAACAGCAGAGTCATCTGTGGCATGTTCGGCTTCCCCGGGGAGAGGAAGTACAACGCCAGAGTCTACAA GATGTTTGCTCGCAGGAGAAAGCCCTCATACTGGGATTACTCCGTGAACTGCACAGGCAATGAAGCCCATTTGTCCAGCTGTAAACTGGGCCAGGGTACAGCAGTGAAGTCCAATGAGACTTGCGCTGGAGGATTGCCTGTGGTCGTGAGCTGCGTGCCCGGCAGAGCCTTCGCCCCGACATCTATGACAGGATTCAGGAAGGCCTTCCGACAAGAG CAACCGTTGGTTCGCCTCCGCGGTGGGGCCATCGTAGGCGAGGGCAGAGTGGAGGTGTTGAAAAACGGAGAGTGGGGCACCATATGTGACGACCACTGGAGCCTGCTGTCTGCCACCGTTGTGTGTCGAGAGCTGGGCTTCGGTACGGCCAAAGAAGCTCTGTCTGGAGGTCGCCTGGGACAag GCATGGGCCCGGTGCACATGAACGAGGTGCAGTGCTCCGGGTTTGAGAAGTCCATCACAGAGTGCTTCTTCAACAAGGAGGCTCTCGGCTGCAGCCACGAGGAGGATGCAGCCGTGAGATGTAACGTTCCCGCTATGGGCTTCCAGGAGTCG CTGCGTCTGAGTGGAGGTCGTAACCCTTATGAGGGCCGTGTGGAGGTGCTGATGGAGAGGAATGGTTCTCTGGTGTGGGGGACCGTGTGCAGCGATGGCTGGGGAACCATGGAGGCCATGGTGGTCTGCAGACAGCTGGGACTGGGCTTCGCTAGCAACGCTTTCCAG GAGACGTGGTACTGGCCGGGAGAGGTAAACTCAGACGCTGTGGTGATGAGCGGCGTCCGCTGTTCTGGTACCGAGATGTCTCTGTCCCACTGCCTGCACCACGGAGACCACCTCACCTGCCCCAAAGGAGGCGGACGCAACGCCGCAGGAGTCTCCTGCTCTGAGA CGGCTCCTGACCTGGTGCTGAACCCTCAGGTGGTGGAGCAGACCACCTACATGGAGGACAGGCCCATGTTCATGCTGCAGTGTGCCTACGAGGAGAactgtctgtcctccacctccagccAGTCGCCTGCCAACTCCTACCGCCGCCTGCTGCGCTTCTCCTCCCAGATCCACAACAACGGACAGTCGGACTTCCGGCCCAAAGCTGGCAGACACTCCTGGGTGTGGCACGACTGTCACAG gcattATCACAGCATGGAGGTGTTCACAACCTACGACCTGTTCAGCCTGAATGGAACCAAAGTGGCAGAAGGACACAAAGCAAGTTTCTGCCTGGAGGACTCAGAGTGTGACGAGG GTATTGAGAAGAGGTATGAATGCGCGAACTTCGGAGAGCAGGGCATCACTGTGGGCTGCTGGGATACCTACAGGCACGACATCGACTGCCAGTGGGTCGACATAACTGAGCTCAAACCTGGAGATTACATTTTTCAG aTAATAATTAATCCAAACTATGAAGTACCCGAGTCAGACTACTCCAATAACATCATGAAATGCAGATGTCGATACGACGGCCATCGTGTGTGGATGTACAGCTGCCATAACG GTGGCTCATTAAGCACTGAATCAGAGCAGACGTTCCCCGGCCTCCTCAACAACCAGGTGACCCACAGGTAA